From the Pedobacter cryoconitis genome, one window contains:
- a CDS encoding M12 family metallopeptidase — protein MKNKFLLISTAMLFCLTSCKKNAENSAPVQDDQKVQETGLHTGFTCQMKVPVHTGPQTEANGPANQLWTNGSTIKVKFIGGSTYVRSKVKQYAKTWETSANITFSFVADNAAADIKIAFANDGSWSYVGKESKNYSPSMNYGWFNDSTSDTEFRRTVTHEFGHALGLNHEQSHPDANIPWNTQAVYDYYMGPPNNWSKADVDFNVLAVESRTGLNYTAYDSSSIMHYPVEARFTTNNKTIAANNTTISAKDVLYMKTYYPGRS, from the coding sequence ATGAAAAACAAATTTTTACTGATCAGTACAGCTATGCTGTTCTGCCTGACCAGCTGTAAGAAAAATGCTGAGAATTCAGCGCCAGTTCAAGACGATCAAAAGGTTCAGGAAACCGGATTACACACCGGCTTTACCTGCCAGATGAAAGTGCCTGTGCACACTGGCCCTCAAACAGAGGCGAACGGCCCCGCAAATCAACTTTGGACAAATGGAAGTACCATTAAAGTGAAATTTATTGGTGGATCAACTTATGTCCGCAGCAAAGTAAAACAGTATGCTAAAACCTGGGAAACTTCTGCAAACATTACCTTTTCATTTGTTGCAGACAACGCAGCGGCTGATATTAAAATTGCTTTTGCCAATGACGGTTCGTGGTCATATGTAGGCAAGGAGTCTAAAAACTACTCACCTTCAATGAATTATGGCTGGTTTAATGACAGCACCAGCGACACAGAATTCAGAAGAACAGTTACACATGAGTTTGGTCACGCTTTAGGACTTAACCATGAGCAGTCTCATCCTGATGCTAATATTCCATGGAATACGCAGGCGGTATATGATTACTACATGGGACCTCCTAATAACTGGTCTAAAGCAGATGTAGATTTCAACGTGTTAGCCGTAGAATCAAGAACAGGCTTAAATTACACTGCCTATGATTCTTCATCAATTATGCATTACCCGGTTGAAGCTCGTTTTACAACTAACAACAAAACTATTGCAGCTAATAACACGACTATCTCTGCAAAAGATGTGTTATATATGAAGACTTACTATCCAGGAAGGAGCTAA